A region from the Osmerus eperlanus chromosome 11, fOsmEpe2.1, whole genome shotgun sequence genome encodes:
- the smco4 gene encoding single-pass membrane and coiled-coil domain-containing protein 4: MRQLKGKPKKETSKDKKERKAAMQEARQQVATVVLPTLAVVVLVIVVFVYVATRPGAIE; this comes from the coding sequence ATGAGACAGTTGAAAGGCAAGCCCAAGAAGGAGACGTCCAAGGACAAGAAGGAGCGCAAGGCGGCCATGCAGGAGGCACGCCAACAGGTGGCCACCGTGGTGCTGCCTACGTTGGCTGTGGTGGTGCTTGTCATCGTGGTCTTTGTCTATGTGGCCACCAGGCCTGGGGCCATTGAGTAA